Proteins encoded within one genomic window of Arachis ipaensis cultivar K30076 chromosome B08, Araip1.1, whole genome shotgun sequence:
- the LOC107611197 gene encoding uncharacterized protein LOC107611197: MIFSSWNIRGLKGVGKLSMIKNFRRKFNVHMLGLIETKTKMVTNFDIAQLWGNGAVKWELVGSVGAAGGLVLMWDDMVFRMNNCYKGARWICLEGVLLKTNFPYAFCLVYGPHERAEKLIMWEELSFLSGLCQVSFCYMGDFNEVTHVEERKGATSLTVSAEEFKSWIQDMELVDLAIPDRLFTWFRGQSCSRIDRGLVSLEWLEEFPDTRLRGDLEGYQTIAQ, from the coding sequence ATGATTTTTAGTtcttggaatattagggggttgAAGGGGGTTGGTAAACTAAGTATGATTAAGAACTTTCGGAGAAAGTTTAATGTGCATATGCTAGGCTTGATAGAGACTAAGACAAAGATGGTGACAAATTTTGATATAGCACAACTGTGGGGAAATGGCGCAGTTAAATGGGAGTTAGTTGGTTCGGTTGGTGCTGCGGGAGGACTGGTATTAATGTGGGACGACATGGTGTTTCGGATGAACAACTGTTATAAAGGGGCTCGCTGGATATGCTTGGAAGGTGTGCTGctaaaaactaactttccctatGCTTTCTGTCTAGTTTATGGGCCACATGAAAGGGCGGAAAAACTCATTATGTGGGAAGAGTTGAGCTTCCTATCTGGGTTATGCCAAGTATCGTTCTGTTATATGGGGGATTTTAACGAGGTAACTCATGTAGAAGAGAGAAAGGGTGCTACCTCTTTAACAGTGTCCGCAGAAGAGTTTAAATCGTGGATACAGGATATGGAGTTAGTGGACTTGGCAATACCTGATCGCTTATTCACCTGGTTCAGAGGGCAATCATGTAGCCGCATTGATAGGGGATTGGTTAGTTTAGAGTGGTTAGAAGAGTTTCCTGATACAAGACTGAGAGGGGACCTAGAGGGTTATCAGACCATTGCCCAATGA